The nucleotide window GCGAGCGCGCAGATCAAAAAGATCTCGATCACGCCGGAGAGAAACGCCTGGATGCGCACCGCGCGGAGCAGCGCGTCGAAGTTCTCGACGTTGCCTCGCCGGAAGCGCTCCAGCTCCTGCTCCTCCGTCGCGAAGGCGCGCACGACGCGGATCGCCGAGAACGCCTCGGTGGCGATGGCGGTCAGGTCCGCCAGACGCTCCTGGACGCGGTGCCCGGCCCTGCGGAGCCGTCGGGCCGCAAAGGCCAGAAGCCAGGCCACAACGGGCAGCACGACGACGATCAGCAGGGTGAGACGCCAGTTGAGGTAGAGGATGAAGGAGAACATCCCGACGAAGGTCACGGCGTTGAAGACCAGGTCCACGAAGGTGTTGGTGACGAGGTTCTGAAGCGTCGCCACGTCGCCCGTGATGCGGCTCATCAGCTCGCCCACCCGGGCCGCGTGCAGCGTGCGCAGCGACATGCGCTGCATGTGGTCGTAGAGCACGATGCGGATGTCCATCACGACCCGCTGTCCGACGTCGTTCATCAGGTACTGCTGCCCGTAGAGCGTCATGGCCTTGAGGACGAAGATCAGGACGACCGAGACGCAGATCAGGTTCAGGGCGAACAGGTTCTTGGAGATCAGGACGTCGTCGACCACGCTCTTGAAGAGCCAGGGGGGCAGGATGTTCAGCCCCGAGGATGCGAGCATGAAGAACACCGCCCCCGCGAGACGATAACGGTAGGGCGCGGTATGGGCGGCCAGCCGACGCACGGCGCCGGGGCGGGAGGGGGTCGTCTTTTCCTGCGTCGGCATGAGATACCTCCTAAAAATGGGCTTGACCTCGGGGGCCTGCCGCCCTGCCGGGTCGGGGTCCGCCAGGCTCCCCTTCCGGGGAAGGGCGGATGCGTCCCGGGGCCGCTACGTTCTCTTGGGGGACTCCAGGGCGTCGCACAGCCGTGCGGCGGCCCCCGGCCCGCCCGACAGGGCCAGGAGCGCTCTCCGCGTCCGCACGCGCGCCTCCGGGTCCCTCAGCGCGGCGGCGATTCCAAGGGCGATCTCCCGCGGGGCGATGTCCCCGTAAAGCTCGTCCATTATGGGGCTCCCGGCCATGCGGTTCGGAAGGGAGATGGCGCCCTTGTAGCGTTTCAGGACGCGCTCCAGGGCCATGTTGCGGAGCCTTTTCCCGACGAGGGGCATCGAGGCGACGATCCCCCGCAGCCCGGCGACGGGAATGTGTTCCAGAAAGGCGCGCGGCGCGGCCACCAGCCCGGGCAGCCCGCAGTGCAGCATCTCCAGCGTGTTCGTCCCCGGCTGGGTCAGGGCGTAGTCGGCGGCCCGCATGGCGACCCCCGCCCCGGCCCGGACGGGCTCCAGACCCGCCTCGCGCCAGGGCGCAAGCTCGGGGTCCGGCATGAACGGCGGAAAGAGCGTCCGGACCCGCAGCCCGGGGAACTCCGGCCGCAGCTCCGCGACGATCGACTGGAGCCAGCTCAGGGCCGCGTTCCGAATGCCCGGACGGCTTCCCGGGAACAGGAGGAGCCGCGGCGAGTCGGGCTCCTCCGGCCAGTCCCAGCACGCGGCCGAGGGGTCGCGGGCGTCCAGCTCCAGGGCGTCCCGGACGAGGTCCCCGATGGCGGTCGCGCCGCGGATGGCCCGCGCCGTCGCCGGGAAGGCCGTGAAGGTCTCGGCCCGCTCCGCGCCCTTCTTGGGGCCGTAGGTGTAGCAGAGGAGGGGCGCCCCCGCGGCGCGCGCGAGCCGCGCCCCGAAGATCAGGTCGCCCCCGAGCTGCAAAACGCGGTCGGTCCGTTCGTTTCCGAGCTCGCGCCAGGTCCGGAGGGGACCGTGGGGGCCCTTCAGCACGTCGGGCGCAAGCCGCAGGGCGGCGGCACGCTCGTGTCCCGAGGCGAAGGGGCAGGACAGCAGCCGGAGGGAGACGGAGTGACCCCGGCGGCGAAGCTCCGCCGACACGGGACGCGCCCAGCCCCAGAGCTCGCCGGGGCCGTTGGTCAGTATCGAAACCCTCACGGCCCGTCCCCTCCCCCCTCCAGGATGCACCGTGCCCAGAACGCGGCCGCATCCCCGGTCCCCATGGCCCTGCGGGCCGCCTCCATCCGCCGGTCCGCCTCGGCTCTCACGCCGGGGTCGTCCGTATAGCGGTAGAGCTCCCGGACGATCCGGTCGGGCCGCGCGTCGCCCCGCAGCAGCTCCGGGTAGATCGGGCCGTCGGTCAGGTAGTTCGGGATCGAGATGTAGGGAATCCGTACGAGCGCGCGCGCCAAGGCCCAGGACAGCGCGTTTCCGTTGTAGATCACCACCATGTACCGGCGCAGGAGCATCGCCTCCACCGATACCGTCCCGCTGACCCCGGCCACGGCCTCCGCGGCGTCCATGAGCTCCCTTCCCTCGCCCTCCCAGGTCTCGAAGCCCGAGAGCCGCTCCCTCAGCTCCGCGGCGAGCGGGGGCGACAGTCCCGGGGCGATGGAGAAGACGGGGAGCCGGCCGTCCGCCCGAAGGAGCCGCGCCGTCTCCACGAGGGTCTCCAGGTGGTAGCGGATGTCGTACCGGCGGCTCCCCGGCATGAGGGCCACGGCCCGGGCCCCCTCGATGCGGCGGCGGAGCCCGTCGGGGGCACGGGTGTCCCGGAGCTCCGCGAGCAGGGGGTGGACCTTCCAGCGCGAGTTCACGCCCCGCTCCGCCAGGTAGCGGTGCTCGAAGCCGAAGAGGGGCAGGCACAGGTCGAAGTCCCGGCGCAGGGCGCGGACGCGCCCGCTTCGCCAGGCCCAGACGGTCGGGGGGACCAGACAGACGGCCCTGCCCGTGTAGCCCGAGCGACGCAGCTTCGAGACGAGCCCCAGGTGGAAGTCGGGGCTGTCGATCACCACGACGGTCTCCGGCCTCCGCTCCAGAATGGCGCGGACCATGCCGCGCCTCAGCCGGAGGATGCGGGGGATCGCGGGGAGCACCTCCGTGATGCCCATGAGCTTGAGCTCCTCGTAGCTCCAGTGGGGCAGCCCCGGATCGGCCGCCCCGCGGGCGGCCTCGGCGCGCGGCCCCATCATGCCCCATATCCTTCCCCTCAGCGCCGGGTCGTGCGCCAGGAGCGCCCGGATGAGCCCGGCGGCGTAGAGGTCCCCGCTGATCTCCCCGCAGCTCACGAAGAGGGACACGCTTGGATCCCCCACACGGCTATGCCGCAGGCGTCCGCCTGGGCGAGCGTCCGCTCGGGCTCGAGGACCAGGGTCCGCCCCGCCTCGACGGCCAGGCAGGTCAGGCCGGCGCGCCTCATGGACTCGATGGTCCCGGGCCCGACGGTCGGAAGGTCGTAGCGCGCGTCCTGGTCGGTCCGCATCATCTTGACCAGGACGCCCCGGCCCGAGAGTGCCCCGCACCGCTCGATCATCGCGTCGGTCCCCTCCATCGCCTCGATCGCCACGACCGCGAGGTCCGCCACCACGATCGCCTGACCGAAGGAGCAGGGCAGGGTGACGCGCAGGATGTCGGCGCCGTACCGGACGTCCTGGCGCTCGGCCTCGGTCGGGGCCCGCGTCCCCAGCCGCCCCTCCGGCGCGAGGAACTCCGGGAGGATCTGCCAGTAGGGGAGCACGTCGATCCCCTCGCGTTCGAACGCCGCGACGATCGTCCCCAGGAGCGCGTGGTCGTCCCGGCGCCTCTCGGAGAGCACGGAGCGGGTCAGCGGGTCGAACAGCGCGGGCAGGAGATAGATCGTGCGCTTGGGAATGTTCCCGGCCATGATCAGGCTCTTTGCGCCGTGGCGCTTCGCCTCGCGGACGACGCGTCCCAGGGAGGGGAAGCGGAGGCGGACCACCGCCTCGGACAGGGGGCCGAAGGTCTCGGGGTCGTCCCTGAGGGTGATGACGACGACGGAGGAGCCCCGGTCGCGAAGGCGCCTCGCGATCTCCAGGGGCAGCCCGCCCTCCCCGGCGATCAGGGCGATTTTCTCGGGGGGAGCGGCCGTCATCAGTCCACCCGGCGCGCGAAGAACACCGCGACGGCCATGAATGCCAGGTTGGGCGTCCATGCGGCCACGGAGGGCCAGATCGCGCCGGCCTCGCCCAGGGCGCGGCACATGGACATCACGACGTAGTAGGCGAAGACGATGACGACGCTGATGCCGAAGCCCGTCCCCGAGCCCGATCGGCCCCGGCGCGACGCGCCGAACCCCGCTCCCAGCACGGCCATGATGACGCAGGCCCAGGGGACCGCCAGCTTCAGGTGAAACATCACCCACAGCCTCGAGAGGTCCGTCCCGATCATGCTGGCCTGACGGATGTAGGCCCACAGCTCGCGGGCGCTCATGTCGACCGGGCGCCGCGTGCTGCGCTGGATCTGGTCGGGCGAGAGGTTCAGGGCCAGCTTCTGCCGCTCGAAGCGGAAGAGCAGATTGATCTCGCCCTGCTTGTTGACGTCGTAGACCCGGCCGTCCTCGATCCACCACTGCCCGTCCCTCCAGATTCCCTCCTGCGCGATGGAGGTGCGCGCCAGACGGCCCCCCTCGAACTCGTGGACCATGACGCCCTTCATGATTCCCCGCCTGGCGTCCATCTGGTCGACGTAGAGGACCCGGCGGAGCTCCCCGCCGCTCTCGTCGCGCAGAAAGACCTTCTCCTGCAGTGCGGAGGCCTGGTTCTTCATCACCTCGTACTTGAGCAGACGGTCCGCGGCGATGGAGGTGATGGGCACCACCGTCTCGTTGAATGCCAGCGTGCCGACGGAGACGAGCAGCGCGGCGGCGACGATGGGGCGCAGCACGCGGGAAAAGGGGATGCCCAGGGACCGCAGGGCGATCAGCTCGCTGCCGGCGGCCAGGGTCGTCATCCCGAGGAGCGTGGCCAGCAGGGAGGACATGGGAAAGGTCATGGCGACGACCTCCGGCAGCCTGTAGAGGAAGAGGCGCACCACGACCCCCAGGGACACGCCCTGCTCGATGATCAGGCGCGCGGCCTGAAACAGCAGGTCGCCCGCCACGAAGATCAGGGTGAAGATCAGCACTCCGAATATGAAGGGGCCGCCGGTCGCCCTCAGGATGAGGCGGTCCAGAATGTGCAGGCCCGGCAGGGAGATCGTCTGAGCGTTCTTCATGAGCGTTCTTCAGGCGTTGAGCGTGTACTTGGATTGAAGGGCCTCGTCGAACCGGTCCAGCAGGCCCTTCGCGTCGGGAACGTCCATTTCGCCGTCGATGGAGGCCGCCCAGCGGAGGAGCGTGGCGGAGGAGAGCGCGGGGTGGACGGTTCCGAGCGTCGACATGAGGCCGTCCAGTTTGGCGATGACGGCCTCCGC belongs to Fretibacterium sp. OH1220_COT-178 and includes:
- a CDS encoding LptF/LptG family permease, coding for MKNAQTISLPGLHILDRLILRATGGPFIFGVLIFTLIFVAGDLLFQAARLIIEQGVSLGVVVRLFLYRLPEVVAMTFPMSSLLATLLGMTTLAAGSELIALRSLGIPFSRVLRPIVAAALLVSVGTLAFNETVVPITSIAADRLLKYEVMKNQASALQEKVFLRDESGGELRRVLYVDQMDARRGIMKGVMVHEFEGGRLARTSIAQEGIWRDGQWWIEDGRVYDVNKQGEINLLFRFERQKLALNLSPDQIQRSTRRPVDMSARELWAYIRQASMIGTDLSRLWVMFHLKLAVPWACVIMAVLGAGFGASRRGRSGSGTGFGISVVIVFAYYVVMSMCRALGEAGAIWPSVAAWTPNLAFMAVAVFFARRVD
- a CDS encoding LpxI family protein, encoding MTAAPPEKIALIAGEGGLPLEIARRLRDRGSSVVVITLRDDPETFGPLSEAVVRLRFPSLGRVVREAKRHGAKSLIMAGNIPKRTIYLLPALFDPLTRSVLSERRRDDHALLGTIVAAFEREGIDVLPYWQILPEFLAPEGRLGTRAPTEAERQDVRYGADILRVTLPCSFGQAIVVADLAVVAIEAMEGTDAMIERCGALSGRGVLVKMMRTDQDARYDLPTVGPGTIESMRRAGLTCLAVEAGRTLVLEPERTLAQADACGIAVWGIQACPSS
- a CDS encoding lipid-A-disaccharide synthase, encoding MSLFVSCGEISGDLYAAGLIRALLAHDPALRGRIWGMMGPRAEAARGAADPGLPHWSYEELKLMGITEVLPAIPRILRLRRGMVRAILERRPETVVVIDSPDFHLGLVSKLRRSGYTGRAVCLVPPTVWAWRSGRVRALRRDFDLCLPLFGFEHRYLAERGVNSRWKVHPLLAELRDTRAPDGLRRRIEGARAVALMPGSRRYDIRYHLETLVETARLLRADGRLPVFSIAPGLSPPLAAELRERLSGFETWEGEGRELMDAAEAVAGVSGTVSVEAMLLRRYMVVIYNGNALSWALARALVRIPYISIPNYLTDGPIYPELLRGDARPDRIVRELYRYTDDPGVRAEADRRMEAARRAMGTGDAAAFWARCILEGGGDGP